The uncultured Desulfobulbus sp. genome window below encodes:
- the rpsD gene encoding 30S ribosomal protein S4 — protein MARYTGASCRLCRRENLKMFLKGDRCYSDKCSFERRSFAPGQHGQNKFRKVSDYAVQLREKQKVKQMYGMLEAQFRRYYEKAERAKGVTGEILLIMLERRLDNALFRSGFASSRTQARQMVRHNLFLINGKKVNIPSYQVKAGDVISLKEKHQKNEVIIDNLEGAVRRGLPSWLELDQPKFQCVVKALPNREEITMPIQEQLIIELYSK, from the coding sequence TTGGCTAGATATACAGGCGCATCCTGCAGGCTGTGCAGACGTGAAAATCTTAAGATGTTTCTCAAGGGTGACCGTTGTTACTCAGACAAGTGTTCCTTTGAGCGTCGCTCCTTCGCCCCTGGGCAGCATGGACAGAATAAATTTCGTAAAGTGTCCGACTACGCTGTACAGTTGCGGGAAAAACAAAAAGTCAAGCAGATGTATGGTATGCTTGAGGCACAGTTCCGCCGGTATTACGAGAAAGCCGAGCGCGCCAAAGGTGTAACCGGTGAGATTCTGCTGATCATGCTCGAGCGTCGTCTTGATAACGCGCTTTTTCGGAGCGGGTTTGCAAGTTCACGTACCCAGGCACGGCAGATGGTCCGTCACAACCTGTTTCTGATCAATGGCAAGAAGGTTAATATTCCTTCTTATCAGGTTAAAGCTGGCGATGTTATTTCTTTGAAAGAGAAACATCAGAAAAACGAGGTCATCATTGATAACCTTGAAGGCGCAGTTCGTCGTGGACTGCCCAGCTGGCTTGAGCTTGACCAGCCTAAGTTTCAGTGTGTAGTTAAAGCATTGCCAAATCGCGAAGAAATAACGATGCCAATTCAGGAACAGCTTATCATCGAGTTGTATTCCAAGTAA
- the rpsK gene encoding 30S ribosomal protein S11, giving the protein MAKAGKVNTKVKKRDKKNVPEGIVFIYSTFNNTVITVSDRQGNTISWSSAGVLGFKGSRKSTPFAAQNALNDAVSKAKEHGLRKVEVRVKGPGPGREAALRALTGVDLDVSRIVDVTPLPHNGCKPPKRRRV; this is encoded by the coding sequence ATGGCTAAAGCAGGCAAGGTCAATACAAAAGTAAAGAAAAGAGATAAGAAAAATGTTCCCGAAGGGATCGTTTTTATTTATTCCACATTTAATAATACAGTTATCACTGTTTCTGATCGTCAGGGTAATACCATCTCATGGTCAAGCGCTGGTGTTCTTGGTTTTAAAGGATCAAGAAAATCCACCCCGTTTGCTGCCCAGAACGCACTGAACGATGCAGTGTCAAAGGCTAAAGAGCATGGCCTGCGTAAAGTTGAAGTACGTGTTAAGGGGCCTGGTCCTGGTCGCGAAGCAGCGCTGCGTGCACTCACAGGTGTTGATCTTGACGTAAGCCGTATTGTCGATGTTACCCCGCTTCCTCATAATGGGTGTAAACCACCTAAAAGAAGAAGAGTTTGA
- the rpsM gene encoding 30S ribosomal protein S13 yields MARIAGVDLPRNKHMDRALTYIYGIGLTTARQILDKVDLPYQMNSDDLSGDDVNRIRIVLESDYIVEGDRRREVSMDIKRLMDLGCYRGRRHRRSLPARGQRTKTNARTRKGPRRGAAVRKK; encoded by the coding sequence TTGGCACGTATAGCTGGTGTGGACCTGCCACGCAACAAACACATGGATCGAGCTTTGACCTATATTTACGGCATTGGATTAACGACTGCTCGCCAAATTCTCGATAAGGTCGATCTTCCTTATCAGATGAACAGTGATGATCTGAGCGGCGATGATGTTAACCGTATCCGTATCGTTCTTGAGAGTGACTACATCGTAGAAGGTGATCGCCGGCGCGAAGTTTCCATGGATATAAAACGTCTCATGGATCTTGGCTGCTATCGTGGGCGTCGCCATCGTCGTAGTCTACCGGCAAGAGGTCAAAGAACTAAAACGAATGCCCGCACTCGCAAGGGTCCCAGACGCGGTGCTGCTGTTCGTAAGAAATAA
- the rpmJ gene encoding 50S ribosomal protein L36, with product MKVRSSVKKICSECKILKRKGVVRVSCPNKKHKQRQG from the coding sequence ATGAAAGTACGTTCGTCAGTAAAAAAGATCTGCAGTGAATGCAAGATCTTGAAACGTAAAGGTGTTGTACGGGTAAGCTGCCCTAACAAAAAACACAAACAACGGCAAGGATAA
- the infA gene encoding translation initiation factor IF-1: protein MAKEDAIEVEGTIVEPLPNAMFQVELDNGHKVLAHISGKMRMHYIKILPGDRVTVELSPYDLTRGRVTFRSKGGKGKR from the coding sequence ATGGCTAAAGAAGACGCCATCGAAGTTGAAGGGACAATTGTAGAGCCATTACCTAATGCCATGTTTCAAGTTGAACTGGATAACGGGCACAAGGTTCTTGCGCACATTTCTGGTAAAATGCGCATGCATTATATTAAAATTCTTCCCGGCGACCGGGTCACCGTTGAATTGTCGCCCTATGATTTGACTCGAGGAAGGGTAACCTTCCGGTCTAAAGGCGGGAAGGGAAAACGATAA